TAGATGGAAATGCATGAAATTCATTCAAATCAATCTCGACAATATAACCAAAAGTCTAAGAATAGAGAATCATGCTGAAACCTTATTCTGGACAAAATAAACATACATGAGACAAGAAATATACTCACAGAATCTGTTTTGGTTTCTGCTGCATTTGCCGGCTTTGAAGCAGTGCCATTGCCTTTGCCTTTGCCTTTATCATGTGCTTTCATAAACCACTTCCTAATATCCGACTGCAATTAACAATAAAGTAAGGCccattgaacaaaaataaacaaagcatcaacataattaaaaattaagttttacatATAAACCTCAATTTCCCTCATAACTAAAAAGTATCACATTTCATATATGAACCCTAATTCCTACTTGATTCTTGACGAATAACGAAAAATAATTGGGAAAAAAGCCTCTGTTTTTTTagcccaatttttttaatataaataaaaaacccttaaaccctaactaTCCATTGTTCatgtttaaaattgaaagaaattaggTTCAGGAACTCACCATATCCGGTGCTTAAACAAACCCAATTTCTTCGGGATTTCACTTTCTCAAAACAATCTGCAAGAGAAATTTCACCCGATGTAGGTTTAACCAAACAATGCACTCGTAATTTTGTCAGATGAAACTTCAAAAACAGCAAACTTATCAAAGGGTTGCCCAAACAAAGCAGGGACTTTAGTTTCCAGTGTAGGGTTTCCTTGAAAGTTTAAACTGGAAAGTGAAAggactctttttttctttttatttattctctaCTTCCATTTTTAGTGCCCGGGAAGCCTGATTCTTATAAATTCATTAGTACGCGGGACGAGTACGGGGTGTGTCACCCTGTAGGCATATtgggtaaattttaattttagtcatttataaaggggattaaattagttttggtccctgaattttaaaaattacaatataattacTTACGTTATAATCAATGAATCATAAACTCCTGCTAATGGTATAACACCTCTCACCTAGTCCATTCATCAGACCTGAGCTATGGAGTACTACAGTCAAAGCCGAAACAAACACATTCAATTCACAttgattaattcaaataaaaatagaattgctTCATAAATACACAATTAACATTCAGATTAAACATGAGTCAGACAATTatagtaaatttagattcatgcattttttttcttttttgaaatatacAACTGATAGCACTAAACATACTTTAGTTTGAAATATCTATATTAGTGGAGACGCAAAATTCCAGCTACGATATTGATAGAGATCCGTGCGCTGACGGTGACCGAAATACCAAAAAAGTAAGATTCAAGGAAGCTGTTGATGGGGAAGCCACTAATATGGTTATTAATTCTGATCAACAACTGATTATGTCTTTTAAAGATAAGCTTTTGGGGGGAGGTGTTGCCTCCTCTGATGGGAATCTTGAAGGGATTTTTGGAAAGAATGAGAGTGATTTTGAACTTTTGGAAGGAGATTTGAATATGTCCATGGTTAATGGGATTCCGACAATCTCTTTCTCAAACTGCATCAAGGACATACTGTTCAAAGAAATGGAGTTGACGATCAATCTCAAGCTGTTAAGGCGTGACATTGGATACAACGTGCTTCACAATCGTATCCTTAATCTCTAGAAACCTGCAAAATCTTTTCATCTAATGGATATTACTAATGgatattttttagttaagtttcaGGATATTGATGATTACAACAAAGTCTTAACCCAAGGTCCATGGATCATATTCAGGCAATATCTTACTGTGCAACCGTGGACAAAAATGTTTAATCCAGTGTAGCCTTACCCTAGCATGGTGATGGCTTGGATTCGTTTGTCGGGCCTTCCGGGATACCTGTACAAAAGGAAAATTGTTGAAGCTATTGGAGAACTAATCAAAAAAGTCGTCAAATTAGATTTACAAGTTGATAACAGAACCAATGGACGGTTTGCCCGCTTGGCAGTATTCATCAATTATTAAGGGAACGTTGTTCTTTCTTGTAGAGATCTCTATCGAATATTTGGCCTCTTATACGTGAGAAACTCCTCTGATCAATTGGAGATGGGCGCAATATTAACTGTTGGAAGGATTCTTGGGTTCTTAATGTTAGGCCTTTATACAAAAAGATAGCTTGCAATTCTAGCTTGGATATGGATTGTTCCCTTAGCGATATGGTCACGGAAAATGGGGATTGAAATTTAGATTTCTTCCGTCTAAGTTACATGAAGATATCATTCATCAGATTGTCGGGATTCTGCCACCTCAATCAAACTCTGGCATGGATAGAATTATTTGGGGGTACCACGTCTAGCACTTTCTCAATTAAAAGTGCGTACAAGAAACTTCGATAATGTTCATGGAATGCAAAAGAGGATGTTTGAAAATTACCGTGGAAATATCAGGGACCACAAAGGGTTAAAGTGTTCATTTAGATTGCTATTAAACACTGTCTACTCACCAATGTTAAAAGGATACAAAGAGGATTGGGATTAGATACTGCTTATGGTACATGCGGCCATAATTATGAGAGTGTCCTTCATGTTCTAAGGGATTGCACAACGGCAAGAGATATATAGATGCAATTAATCCCTACAGGTaaacaatcttttttttttgcaaggTCTCTATATGAATGGATGGGGCTTAATTTACGGAATCAGCAAGCCGTAAACCTAGTGGGATGAGTCAATTAGTCTTGTCTGTTCGGGATTATCATTTGGCGCATTTGGAAGAATCGGAACCTATGCTTATTTCAAGGTCTTTCGTGGAGTACTGATAAGGTTATCAAAGCCTCTCTATGTTGGGCAAAGTAGTATGTTTCGATGTCAGATTCGCAAggcattaaatttttaagttcgGATTTAGTTCTGATTTCTTCGGATGGTTGGGTCTATTTGAACACGGATGGTTTGGTTAAATCTATGGATATGTTTGCCGCAGCTGGAGGGCTTCTACAAGATCATAATGGGAATTGGATTGTTGGTTTCACAAGGTATTTGGATAATTGTGAAGTTATTGATTCAGAATTATAGGGCATCCTTGATGGGTTGCAAATTGCTCTTGATCGTGGCTATCAGAAAGTCATCATTCGGATAGATAATCTTGAAGTTGTTAACCTTATTCATGAAGGAGTTCGTAATGGTTCTAATTCTGCTTTAGTTAGGAgaatgctttttttttaagCTCCTAAGTCACTGGAATCTTAAACATATTCCTAAAGAAGAGAATAGAATTGCAGACAGGATAGTCAAGTTTAGGCGGGACAAGGAACCGGGTTTGCGGTTGGTTAACAAGGATTATGTGttgagtttttttaatatttgatacttgagttgtaatttctttttcaccaaaaaaaagtttaatgcATAATCATCAAATGTAACTTTTCTCGGGCCTTATATGAGATTATGTATGCTCTAATATCAACCTAGAATTTAACTAGTATTGATTtgcaatattttcaaaattatagataaattaaatcataaataaatccttcaaataatcaatcatttcataaacatttaaatattatgatatacaattaaattcaagtcttattcgagcttacgaaagctcttaagTTACCCGaacacaaataaatatcaaattgaaacattttcaaaagaTAAAGTTAATCATGTAAAATAGGGATCACACAGCCATGTACCATCGTGTAACTCCCTATGACAGTGTGATCCAAAATACCAATTTCACCAAAAGATACATGGTTGCGTGGCTAGGTCATGTAGCAAACGAGAACCGTGTAACTTGAATGACTCTTACATTACAGTGGTTACGTGGTCGTGTCACCAGTTCGTGTGTAACACACAATTATGTGCCAGCCTGTGTGGTATAAAATATGCCATTTAACTACCCAATTCATTTCAAGACAAACCAATGACTCAAATGGTGCATATTTGGCCATTCAAACCTATACAAAACCAACTAATACTTATATCCATACATGCATTTAGCCAACTGCAAGACCATTCAACCAAACCACATGAAATGATCACATGGTCAACCTTAACAAATTAAGTATTCATCAACTTCTCAAACAAGGCACTTCCATCATCTTAACATTTCAAACTTAACCAAAACATGACGTATATCAAATTCCTAATCACCTAGCCAATATGTCTCATTGGCACCATTTCACAATAATGTTATAAGAATAGCAAACCATTCAACTAATTTGATACAAATCTATACCATTTCTATCACATTGATCCAACTTTTTTCCCCTTCAAATTAATCATTAGAgattttcaaatataacataTCACAATGTTGACAAGCATACTTCAAACATCATAATAAAACATCCCAAAACCAATCACACTCTTAGTTCAAACATATGAATACCGTAATTACTTAACATATACAATTCAAGCTCTAAATACATATCATGTATAAATCCAAAATAGGCATATTATATTGACCATATCATCgccattcaaaaaaaaaaaacacattttcacTTCAAAACCTATACACATGCCACATAATCGGACCTGGAACAGATTAAAAATCTATCGAGACtgaagttggatagtgtgagccttGGAGATGATTCGATAGACACATTCCGCAAAGTGCCAActacagaaaacaaaaaatgaaatagagtaagcattaaatatgcttagtaagttcataggttcaAAACAATGTAACTTACATTAATTCTCATATTACAAACAAAGTAATTAACTAAGCATTTTCCTGTTACCACAATTCACAACAATGGAGAGAACATCAAAAGTAAGTCTCAAAGcaattcaatttatacaatGTCATTCAACTCAATTTAATGTCATTTAATCAGTATcgtcaaatatttatatacttaagTAACATTATtcaatcatcatataacatatCCATTCGGAACACATATCATCATTTTAGTATCATCATTTCAGTCATTTAACACtttcaatttatacaattcaatccaaatcaaTAATCTTCCATCGAAACCTTTGAGCAGAAACAACATTTCCAACATTCCAATTTCAAATAACCAATTCCAATCACAATGCACAATATCAAACAATCAGTTTCTTTTAACTTTAACCATTTAGCTCAATGAAATATAATGAACATATATGGATACACGGGTAACCACCCAAAACATACCTGATTGCTCAAACGAGCTATACTATCCATATACACACCTGGGCACTGAGTGCCAAGCCTGTAGGTTATACATCCCTCTAAAAACACACTTGGGCACTAAGTGTCAAGCTCGTAGGCTATACATCCCTTCAGAACACACCTAAATCTCCTTAGAGATAAACTCAataatccgcaacaaatgtaggatTCTGGCACCATCAGTGGATTTCTCATACATCTATATCACATCTCATACAAATCCTGTACAACGCACGAATAACCTTAttggcatgccatttgtatcctatcctaTCATTCATTCGGGCACGATTTACACATCAAtatcatttattacaatttattccatttcttaaattttgtaCAGTTCCAacaacaattcaaaatataatcacatatcatcaatttagtccacttgatgtcaaaataatatatatacaccttttaaaaatatagcaTGACCATGTATATATCATATACTCGTGTAGTAAATTTTACATTCAATCAACATTGTATATCTATCTGTATTTTTCACAAATCTCACATTTTCTATTATAGTCATATTTATGCCATAAGTTAttgaaattacatttatatacaattaataaatacaatcacacaaatcaagaataaataaaaaaagttccATATGATCTTACCTAGAAAATGATAACTACAAAGTGTCGAGACTAATCTGCAATTTCTCCTATTTCTTGATTAacttctaatttatttaaatcctagatctataataattcattaccAATTATCGAGCCAATTACCttataacatcaaattcaaggcatatgaaaacttaatttcattttacataagttctctaaatttttatattttattcaatttagtccctaaaatcaaaactaacatgattttcacatttaagccccatttttcatttcaatttcaatttcatcctgtATAGCCctataaattcaataattacagAAATTTCAtgtctacaatttagtccctatttcatcTCCAAGCTTAACCACTAacataattgcaaaaaaaacTCCAAATTTCATTAATGGTAACATTTAagatctttaacaattttgaaaatgaaggtATGCAAAGTAACCTCTTAAAATTAGCAATTACAAAGTAGCAAAAGTAATATGCTAATAAAGTCCAATAAAACACAATTTGATTGAGATTTAGTTCTCAAGGTAAACAACAACTCGATAAATGATTTTCCATAATCCAAGGGTTGTAATTGTTCAATCTAATCCAATCCAATCTTCACTAGGCAACAAATTGGTTTCCATAGTTAGGCtttcatatattcaaaatatcaaCATAATTACTagccaaaatattttatttcaataaattgccAACACCATATATGATAAGTTATCCTACACTGTCGCAGGGATGGACGATTGTAGGCACTACCAAGTGCCACTCAGATGTTTCTTCACTACTTgcctcattttttttttgtggaatataaagaaatttaatgatttgttAGTAGGTTACATGAGCCACTTATAGCAATATTATGATTAAAATGATTGCATAccttattatataataaataaatttaatgatatgtTAGTAAGTTACATATGCCATTTGAATAAATACTAGTTCatctatataaaaaataattcggAGGACATGTTCACCTTCCCTGCAAAGTGGATCCTTCCTTTCACCAAATGttgtcaaaaaaaaacttttgaggGAGAAGATCTTAATGTGTCGGCACAATTactttattattgtaaaaatagcCCTATGAAAATTAAGgagttatttattttgaataacattTAGGATGTGTTTGGTTTGCCAAATTTTAGATTACATTCTGTAATAGGATTACAAGAATGTAATATTATGGGTGTAATGTAAAATTCCCTTCTTCGGTTCATTTGGTTGGAATATAAGATTCAAGTGTTTGATGATTTAATCTAACATTACTTAGAAGCATATTTTActcaattattttttcataaaatttgttttttaaacaagtttaattcctttaatatttttagtctcAATTTAgcataaattattacaatttttactttttattataaattctatattaataagtaaatatacgATGTTGAAATAAGTTTATAAATcgtaattataataattcatgaaaAGTGATTGCAACACTAaccataattataaatataatcataattaatatattaataaataaattattaaatataatataataattgtaattataatgcATGACATTTACAGTTTCActattaaaaagatattttttgtttttaattagttttaaattttattaaaaaatcctaaattgattaaaacaataaaaacaatgaGTAAATTggtccaaaatttaatattatgccCGTAATCTAAGATAACTTAGGGAATTGGTCGTAAAATGGGTCATAATAATATTACACTCTATATTACGACATCTTAGCACTCCGTAATATGAGATTATGAGATGCCCGAAATGTTAACAATCCAAACACCTTAATCTCATTCCGATATGCGACACTATGGGCGAACCAAACACCCTCTTAGGTATACTgcttagagaaaaaaaaattgagctAACAAGATGGCCTTGTCAAGATAATAGGTGGCCTATAGGTGCCTAAGAAGAGTTGGATAAATAATAATTGGTGTGTAGTAACAACCTAAGGATTTTGTTCGCCAAATTCTTGATCGTTACAAAATAAGACTTATAAATTAACGCAAACGAAGGATCCTTATCTGTTAGGTTTTTTGtgcttagtttaataaattcatcatatttgataaattattaaaatgggcAAACTAtttattcatgaaaatttacaaatgtcatttattatctttaatctaaaatgtttttaatggtTTTGTATGTCAAGCAAATTATAACTTATTGATTATTTAaagtttaactaatattaagttgcattagATGAATTGGTTGTAATgcaaaagacaacttatattagtaggtaaTTTAAAGGGTCGATAGTCCATGGGTCAAACTGAGCAAATGATTCATGTTAGGACTATTATGTCATCTATAAGTTCAATTGGGCAGATACATTGTCTTGTCTATTGGAGTTGGATGACTCCTATAAATAGAGATATAAATGTGTTTGTCTGGACTGATAACACATTAGACAGGACCCAAGTTGAATGAATCCTACAACcatttatgaattaactcactCGTAACGTTCATAGTGtaacatacctaaatcttgagtaaATGAATTACCTCTCATGTACTTTGATATGTTGAAAACTTGTGCTCTCAAAGTAGTGGGTCGAAAATTGGTATGATGGGTACATAGCTTATGTATAATATGACTTCGCTGacaatagtggaattatagcttgataaaaatagtaaatgttATCCTCTCAACAGTGTcgtatgaattatgaaatgGAACATGATCATAGGTCATTTTTCTTAGACAAATGATTTTATCATTATCAATACGAGTAATGCTCGTTTTCATTGCAAAAGATACTATGATGACCATGagataaaaataatcaaatgagGTGAACAAATTTAGCCTTAAGTGATGTCGGATATCCTATGAGGATAACACACATACTACAAGGTGATTGATCTAAAGCTGGAGATAAATAGTTTTAGTAGTATATAATGTGGAGTTCAATCATGATATTTTTGTCAGATTAACTCTCTAAGTAAATAACAATGTAATTAATAGATTAAGAGTCGAACttcattacattttattttaaccctaattatatatgtctaatCGATGTCTAATCTCTTGACATATTGTGTTTAATCTGAATATTGTCTTGGAATCGTAAACaattgaataagaaaaatagtTTATTGGATTTACTTATCGGAGTAATAAGTATTTTTTCGATATAATGATGagtttgatataaaattaatttaacgagttataaatatttatatatttaaattgttaaacaATAAAACTAAGTACAATTTGTTGAAAGAGATGAACTAAGAGGTGCCTAGTTAATGAGAAATGGTATAAAAGAGAGAAGCTCCTAGTGCCATAATAATCAGCACTGCTGCGCCCACATTCACCATCAAATTCACATCCGGAGAGGAAGGTTGCAGATTGTTTTGGGGCATGGATGGCGTGGACGAATATTCCTTGCCATTCTCATTGCTTTCATCTGCTGCTCTCTTGTTGGCATCATCAGTCTGATCTTTCTTTTCCAGATTGTTTTGGGGCATGGATGGCGTGGACGAATATTCCTTGCCATTCTCATTGCTTTCATCTGCTGCTTTCTTGTTGGCATCATCAGTTTGATCTTTCTTTTCCCCTTCATCACTTTTGGCATTAACCCCTGTCTGT
The sequence above is a segment of the Gossypium raimondii isolate GPD5lz chromosome 4, ASM2569854v1, whole genome shotgun sequence genome. Coding sequences within it:
- the LOC105779186 gene encoding uncharacterized protein LOC105779186, with the translated sequence MMSSTTSGVSAAALPQQLPSQSRTFKPKSEWVHENEAKVLFLYLPGFTMEQLTISPEYSKQRVKVEGKRRLPNNRLLPVNETFNIPDDCDLSNMLKEFEKGTLSLKFPKVLSQQHKQTGVNAKSDEGEKKDQTDDANKKAADESNENGKEYSSTPSMPQNNLEKKDQTDDANKRAADESNENGKEYSSTPSMPQNNLQPSSPDVNLMVNVGAAVLIIMALGASLFYTISH